One segment of Deinococcus metalli DNA contains the following:
- a CDS encoding mycothiol transferase has translation MSDFLISDRPGFTPMIARLVGMMEYGRETTLQAVQGMSVEELDLIPPEFGNSAGMLLEHFAAVERIYQLISEGHPNPDEALEAKWWPGLDLGERGRADIRGRPLRHYLTQLAEVRAQTLRLFAAHDDVWLDEPLPFWGSTGNRHFMWFHVFEDELNHRGQLRLIHKFLPRLRDRGMLGAGFGAASDGRGLRCIFVQPGSPAALAGLREGDVVLTYDGQDVTGVLFDEVALTQAAGVTSAFRVRRDDGEHALNVTRVTRPG, from the coding sequence ATGTCCGACTTCCTGATCTCCGACCGGCCCGGCTTCACCCCCATGATCGCCCGGCTGGTGGGCATGATGGAGTACGGGCGCGAGACGACCCTCCAGGCCGTGCAGGGCATGAGCGTGGAGGAGCTGGACCTGATTCCGCCGGAGTTCGGCAACAGCGCGGGCATGCTGCTGGAGCATTTCGCGGCAGTGGAGCGCATCTACCAGCTCATCAGCGAGGGTCACCCCAACCCGGATGAAGCACTGGAGGCGAAGTGGTGGCCGGGCCTCGACCTGGGCGAACGGGGCCGCGCGGACATCCGGGGCCGTCCGCTGCGGCACTACCTGACGCAGCTGGCCGAGGTGCGGGCGCAGACGCTGCGGCTGTTCGCGGCGCACGACGACGTGTGGCTGGACGAGCCGCTGCCGTTCTGGGGCAGCACCGGCAACCGGCATTTCATGTGGTTCCACGTGTTCGAGGACGAGCTGAACCACCGGGGCCAGCTCCGCCTGATCCACAAGTTTCTGCCGAGGCTACGCGACCGGGGGATGCTGGGCGCGGGCTTCGGTGCCGCCTCGGACGGCCGGGGCCTGCGCTGCATCTTCGTGCAGCCGGGCAGCCCCGCCGCCCTGGCCGGGCTGCGCGAGGGCGACGTGGTGCTGACCTACGACGGGCAGGACGTGACCGGCGTGCTGTTCGACGAGGTGGCGCTGACCCAGGCCGCGGGCGTGACGAGCGCGTTCCGGGTGCGGCGGGACGACGGCGAGCACGCACTGAACGTGACGCGAGTGACGCGACCCGGCTGA
- a CDS encoding nitroreductase family protein translates to MELIEGMLARRTTNGPFRPDRVSREHQHTLMRAAQAAPSHFNSQPWRFVLVEHPDTIARVAQLSGDSMTELIEAGVFFERYRRYFRFSAQEMDARRDGIHIDHLPGPLRPFTRQIFSDAGLKVMRQLGVPRKLGEDNRKLVAGSPLLLAALLDKTEYRPGELSGFYSVFGLGAAIENIWNAVGELGMGIQFISTPMEIPRQWQAMQELLRVPPELELMAVYRLGYLPEHEARPSIDWSSRQRKRLEQFVYRETCDTPEAEVVR, encoded by the coding sequence ATGGAACTCATCGAGGGGATGCTGGCCCGGCGGACCACCAACGGCCCCTTCCGCCCGGACCGGGTCAGCCGCGAGCACCAGCACACGCTGATGCGCGCCGCGCAGGCCGCGCCCAGCCACTTCAACTCGCAGCCGTGGCGCTTCGTGCTGGTCGAGCATCCGGACACCATCGCCCGCGTGGCGCAGCTCAGCGGCGACAGCATGACCGAACTCATCGAGGCCGGCGTGTTCTTCGAGCGCTACCGCCGCTACTTCCGCTTCAGCGCCCAGGAGATGGACGCCCGGCGCGACGGCATTCACATCGACCACCTGCCTGGCCCGCTGCGGCCCTTCACGCGCCAGATCTTCTCCGACGCGGGCCTGAAGGTCATGCGGCAGCTCGGCGTGCCCAGAAAGCTGGGCGAGGACAACCGCAAGCTGGTCGCCGGCAGTCCGCTGCTGCTGGCCGCGCTGCTCGACAAGACCGAGTACCGCCCAGGCGAGCTGTCGGGCTTCTACTCGGTGTTCGGGCTGGGCGCGGCCATCGAGAACATCTGGAACGCGGTGGGGGAACTCGGCATGGGCATCCAGTTCATCAGCACGCCCATGGAGATTCCCCGGCAGTGGCAGGCCATGCAGGAACTGCTGCGCGTGCCGCCGGAGCTGGAACTCATGGCGGTGTACCGTCTGGGCTACCTGCCGGAGCATGAGGCGCGGCCCAGCATCGACTGGAGCAGCCGCCAGCGCAAACGCCTGGAGCAGTTCGTGTACCGGGAAACGTGCGACACGCCCGAAGCGGAGGTGGTCCGGTGA
- a CDS encoding Gfo/Idh/MocA family protein: MTPLKVLHVGLGGWGRSWMTVTAAEERVEVVGYVDASAEALALAQAQGAPPERCFTSLADALQGAGAEGVLVTTNAVGHAPVALAALEAGLPVLIEKPFAISVAEARTVVDAAAAKGLAVMVSQNYRFHPAAQAAAAWVRSAPYGEVGVVEVEFRRDSARTAASAHHLLPHPLLLDMAIHHFDLMRFVLGREAVSIDCHAFNPPWSPFRDPASAVATAQFQGGVTVSYRGTWASSGVKTPWSGEWRLDARDAELWWTGRDDPPADRATVRPVGKRARALPLPPVTHLDRAGALAEFVHAVRGGREPQSSGRDNLGSLALALAAIRSAQERRTVPLAELLDT; the protein is encoded by the coding sequence GTGACGCCCCTGAAGGTGCTGCACGTCGGTCTGGGCGGGTGGGGCCGCAGCTGGATGACGGTCACCGCCGCCGAGGAGCGCGTGGAGGTCGTCGGCTACGTGGACGCGTCCGCCGAGGCGCTGGCCCTGGCACAGGCGCAGGGGGCGCCGCCGGAGCGCTGCTTCACGTCGCTGGCGGACGCGCTGCAGGGTGCGGGCGCCGAGGGTGTGCTCGTGACCACCAACGCGGTCGGGCACGCGCCGGTGGCCCTGGCGGCGCTGGAGGCGGGCCTGCCGGTGCTGATCGAGAAGCCCTTCGCGATCAGCGTGGCCGAGGCCCGCACGGTCGTGGACGCCGCGGCCGCGAAGGGTCTGGCCGTGATGGTCAGCCAGAACTACCGCTTCCATCCGGCCGCGCAGGCTGCCGCCGCGTGGGTGCGCTCTGCGCCCTACGGCGAGGTCGGCGTGGTCGAGGTCGAGTTCCGCCGCGACAGCGCCCGCACCGCCGCGAGCGCCCACCACCTGCTGCCCCACCCGCTGCTGCTCGACATGGCGATCCACCACTTCGACCTGATGCGCTTCGTGCTGGGGCGCGAGGCGGTGTCCATCGACTGCCACGCCTTCAACCCGCCGTGGAGTCCCTTCCGCGACCCGGCCTCGGCGGTCGCCACGGCCCAGTTCCAGGGCGGCGTGACTGTCAGTTACCGCGGCACATGGGCGAGTTCCGGCGTCAAGACCCCGTGGTCCGGCGAGTGGCGACTGGACGCGCGGGACGCCGAGCTGTGGTGGACCGGCCGTGACGACCCGCCCGCCGACCGCGCCACCGTGCGCCCGGTCGGCAAGCGGGCCCGCGCCCTGCCGCTGCCGCCGGTCACGCACCTCGACCGGGCCGGCGCGCTCGCCGAGTTCGTGCACGCTGTGCGTGGGGGGCGTGAGCCGCAGAGCAGCGGGCGCGACAACCTCGGCAGCCTCGCGCTGGCCCTGGCCGCCATCCGCTCCGCGCAGGAGCGCCGCACCGTGCCGCTGGCCGAGCTGCTGGACACCTGA
- a CDS encoding erythromycin esterase family protein encodes MPNHTPPGWPLDDPSAALHTFLTTLPGPPRLLGLGEPSHAIDAVPAWALRLLRPLVEEHGFRSVAVESDAVAGLRVNAHVTAGEGGVNDVLLTGFSHGFGARPAYRDLVTWLRNFNAPRQAADHVRFYGVDASTETMWASSPRTSLLALHAFLGAHLSELPADAATIEELCGEDTRWTNRAAAMDAAQSVGADDRARTLRWLADELLTLLEAERARLSAHPDALWHAHLHARTAQGLLRYHAVMADPTPRRVARMLTLRDAVMADHLVAVAERERPRGPTLILAHNQHLHRHLNHWRFGPEVLEWSPAGLRLTERLGDQYAVIATAVGEGEGLPPPLPGTVEGWLAAQSGAPRLYATRDLLRTMPDGLTRRADTAGNHAYSPLRPEHLGATDGLLVLPRAGFSP; translated from the coding sequence ATGCCGAACCACACGCCACCGGGCTGGCCGCTGGATGACCCAAGCGCTGCCCTGCACACCTTTCTGACGACGCTGCCCGGTCCGCCCAGGCTGCTGGGCCTGGGCGAACCGTCCCACGCCATCGACGCTGTTCCTGCGTGGGCGCTGCGGCTGCTGCGGCCGCTCGTCGAGGAGCACGGCTTCCGTTCGGTCGCCGTCGAGAGTGACGCTGTCGCCGGCCTCCGCGTGAACGCCCACGTCACGGCGGGCGAGGGAGGCGTGAATGATGTGCTGCTCACGGGCTTCAGCCACGGCTTCGGCGCGCGCCCGGCATATCGGGATCTGGTCACGTGGCTGCGGAACTTCAACGCGCCGCGGCAGGCCGCCGATCACGTCCGGTTCTACGGTGTCGATGCGTCCACCGAGACCATGTGGGCGTCCAGTCCCCGCACGTCTCTGCTGGCGCTGCACGCCTTCCTGGGCGCGCACCTGTCGGAGCTACCGGCTGATGCCGCCACCATAGAAGAGCTGTGCGGCGAGGACACCCGCTGGACGAACCGGGCCGCCGCGATGGACGCCGCGCAGTCCGTGGGGGCCGACGACCGTGCCCGGACCCTGCGCTGGCTGGCCGACGAGCTGCTGACCCTGCTGGAGGCCGAACGGGCGCGGCTGTCCGCGCATCCCGACGCCCTGTGGCACGCCCACCTGCACGCCCGCACCGCCCAGGGCCTGCTGCGCTACCACGCCGTGATGGCCGACCCCACGCCCCGGCGCGTGGCCCGCATGCTCACCCTGCGGGACGCGGTCATGGCCGACCATCTGGTCGCCGTGGCCGAGCGGGAACGTCCGCGCGGCCCCACCCTGATCCTCGCGCACAACCAGCACCTGCACCGCCACCTCAACCACTGGCGCTTTGGGCCGGAGGTGCTGGAGTGGTCTCCCGCGGGTCTGCGCCTGACCGAGCGGCTGGGCGACCAGTACGCGGTCATCGCCACGGCCGTCGGTGAGGGCGAGGGGCTGCCGCCGCCCCTGCCTGGCACGGTGGAGGGGTGGCTGGCCGCGCAGTCCGGGGCGCCGCGACTGTACGCCACACGCGACCTGCTCCGCACCATGCCAGATGGCCTGACCAGACGGGCGGATACGGCCGGGAACCACGCGTACTCTCCGCTAAGACCCGAGCACCTGGGGGCGACGGACGGCCTCCTCGTCCTGCCCCGCGCCGGATTCAGCCCTTGA
- a CDS encoding heme-binding domain-containing protein encodes MRLTPSRRPLLPRVLLGLLAAFVLIQLVPYGRAHTNPPVTATPPWSDPDTKALFTRACANCHSHATVWPWYSHVAPVSWLVQRHVDEGRGKFDINVPGYGRKADEAAEEVRTGRMPDRTYVPLHPEARLSAAERAQLADGLELTFGTGKSSGD; translated from the coding sequence GTGCGCCTGACCCCGTCCCGCCGTCCGCTGCTGCCCCGGGTGCTGCTGGGCCTGCTCGCCGCGTTCGTGCTGATCCAGCTCGTGCCGTACGGCCGGGCGCACACCAACCCGCCGGTCACGGCCACGCCGCCGTGGAGCGACCCGGACACCAAGGCGCTGTTCACGCGCGCGTGTGCAAACTGCCACAGCCACGCGACCGTGTGGCCGTGGTACAGCCACGTCGCGCCGGTGTCGTGGCTGGTGCAGCGCCACGTGGACGAGGGCCGCGGCAAGTTCGACATCAACGTGCCGGGCTACGGCCGCAAGGCCGACGAGGCCGCCGAGGAAGTCCGCACCGGCCGCATGCCGGACCGGACGTACGTACCCCTGCATCCGGAGGCGCGCCTGAGCGCCGCCGAGCGCGCTCAGCTCGCCGACGGCCTGGAGCTGACCTTCGGCACCGGGAAGTCCTCGGGCGACTGA
- a CDS encoding heavy metal translocating P-type ATPase, whose protein sequence is MTTSTPARLARAEAPVSRRFVMSPELRRAVVLTGLTLLGLLIGLIGEYLIHVPALMWAGYVLAFLAGGIPAGREALHSLLKERKLDVDLLMVLAALGAASIGQAADGAILLFLFSLSNTLQDWAMGRTSSAIQALMNLNPEGATVRRDGVERWCQLGEIRIGDLLVVRPGERVAADARVVRGSTSVDESSITGESVPVDKAPGAALASGTVNLNGSVEAEVTRPAGESTLARLVALMEQAQTQKSRTESVTERWESPYALVVLLSVPLVYALLRYGFTLPVDQAWYRAMTFMVVASPCAVVISTPAVMLSAMAAAARAGVLFKSSAALDALAGVQTVAFDKTGTLTQAKMTVTRVVAADEGAALSLAAGLEGHSEHPIAQAVVTAARERGAAPEHVQDAQAVPGQGITALDSHGQRVWAGNVRLAGHEGASLSAQQEAALAALNAQGSSSVIVGRGRQVVGLMGVADALRPGIADALRDLRSSGIAHPVMLTGDRREVAQTVAADLGLTEFRAELLPEDKLRIIGELPGPVAMVGDGVNDAPALARADLGVAVASGTDVAIESADVVLMQNDLGKLAGAVRLARAARRTVITNLSFAFGVIVIVAPLAVAGQVPLPLGVVAHEGGTVFVVFMGLRLLRWRLT, encoded by the coding sequence GTGACCACCTCCACCCCCGCCCGACTTGCCCGCGCCGAGGCCCCCGTGTCCCGACGCTTCGTGATGTCCCCCGAACTCCGGCGCGCCGTCGTGCTGACCGGCCTGACCCTGCTGGGCCTGCTGATCGGCCTGATCGGCGAATACCTGATCCACGTCCCGGCCCTCATGTGGGCCGGGTATGTGCTGGCGTTCCTGGCGGGCGGCATTCCCGCCGGGCGCGAGGCTCTGCACTCGCTGCTCAAGGAGCGCAAGCTGGACGTCGACCTGCTGATGGTGCTGGCCGCCCTGGGCGCGGCGAGCATCGGGCAGGCGGCGGACGGCGCGATCCTGCTGTTCCTGTTCTCGCTGAGCAACACCCTCCAGGACTGGGCCATGGGCCGCACGTCCAGCGCCATCCAGGCTCTGATGAACCTGAACCCCGAGGGCGCCACGGTGCGCCGGGACGGCGTGGAGCGCTGGTGCCAGCTCGGTGAGATCCGGATCGGCGACCTGCTGGTGGTGCGGCCCGGCGAGCGCGTCGCGGCCGACGCCCGCGTCGTGCGGGGCAGTACCAGCGTGGACGAGAGCTCCATCACCGGCGAGAGCGTGCCGGTGGACAAGGCGCCGGGCGCGGCCCTCGCGTCGGGCACCGTGAACCTGAACGGCAGCGTGGAGGCCGAGGTCACGCGCCCCGCCGGCGAGAGCACCCTGGCGCGGCTGGTCGCCCTGATGGAGCAGGCCCAGACGCAGAAAAGCCGCACCGAGAGCGTCACCGAACGCTGGGAGAGCCCCTATGCGCTGGTCGTGCTGCTCAGCGTGCCGCTGGTGTACGCGCTGCTGCGCTACGGCTTCACGCTGCCGGTCGATCAGGCGTGGTACCGCGCGATGACCTTCATGGTGGTCGCGTCGCCGTGCGCGGTCGTGATCTCCACCCCAGCGGTGATGCTCTCCGCGATGGCCGCCGCCGCCCGCGCCGGGGTGCTGTTCAAGAGTTCGGCGGCGCTGGACGCCCTTGCGGGCGTGCAGACGGTCGCCTTCGACAAGACCGGCACGCTGACCCAGGCGAAGATGACCGTGACCCGGGTCGTCGCGGCCGACGAGGGCGCGGCCCTGTCGCTCGCCGCCGGGCTGGAGGGCCATTCGGAGCACCCCATCGCGCAGGCGGTGGTGACCGCGGCCCGGGAGCGCGGCGCGGCGCCCGAGCACGTGCAGGACGCGCAGGCCGTACCCGGTCAGGGCATCACGGCCCTGGACAGCCACGGCCAGCGGGTGTGGGCGGGCAACGTGCGACTGGCCGGACACGAGGGCGCCAGCCTCAGCGCGCAGCAGGAGGCGGCGCTCGCGGCCCTGAACGCGCAGGGCAGTTCCAGCGTGATCGTCGGGCGCGGCCGGCAGGTCGTGGGGCTGATGGGCGTGGCGGACGCGCTGCGGCCCGGCATCGCGGACGCCCTGCGCGACCTGCGGAGCAGCGGGATCGCCCACCCGGTGATGCTGACCGGCGACCGGCGGGAAGTCGCGCAGACCGTCGCGGCCGACCTGGGCCTGACCGAGTTCCGCGCGGAACTGCTGCCGGAGGACAAGCTGCGGATCATCGGGGAGCTGCCCGGCCCGGTGGCGATGGTCGGGGACGGCGTGAACGACGCGCCCGCCCTGGCCCGCGCCGATCTGGGCGTGGCCGTCGCGTCGGGCACGGACGTCGCCATCGAGAGCGCGGACGTGGTGCTGATGCAGAACGATCTCGGCAAGCTCGCGGGCGCGGTGCGGCTGGCCCGCGCGGCCCGGCGCACCGTGATCACGAACCTGAGTTTCGCGTTCGGCGTGATCGTGATCGTCGCGCCGCTGGCGGTGGCCGGCCAGGTGCCGCTGCCGCTGGGCGTGGTCGCGCACGAGGGCGGCACGGTGTTCGTGGTGTTCATGGGCCTGCGCCTGCTGCGCTGGCGGCTCACGTGA
- a CDS encoding aldo/keto reductase: protein MTNSTTLNAAQSGTFQIGGDLSVNRLGFGAMRVTGDGIWGEPADRSGALATLRRLPDLGVNFIDTADSYGPAVSEELIREALHPYDAVVIATKGGLTRTGPNVWIPVGRPEYLKQQAYISRRRLGVDVIDLWQLHRIDPKVPRDEQFGAIRELMDEGVIRHAGLSEVGVEEIEAARKVFPVATVQNLYNLVNRKSEDVVEYCARETIGFIPWFPLAAGSLAREGSVLSDVAGRVNASPSQVALAWVLRRSPVMLPIPGTGKVAHLEENVAAAALELSDEDFRTLDEVGQAEWAKESQQQA, encoded by the coding sequence ATGACCAACAGCACCACGCTCAACGCCGCGCAGAGCGGCACCTTCCAGATCGGCGGCGACCTGAGCGTCAACCGCCTGGGCTTCGGCGCCATGCGCGTCACCGGCGACGGGATCTGGGGCGAGCCGGCCGACCGCAGCGGCGCCCTGGCGACCCTGCGCCGACTGCCGGACCTCGGCGTGAACTTCATCGACACCGCCGACAGTTACGGCCCGGCCGTCAGCGAGGAACTCATCCGCGAGGCGCTGCACCCCTACGACGCGGTCGTGATCGCCACCAAGGGCGGCCTGACCCGCACCGGCCCGAACGTGTGGATTCCCGTGGGCCGCCCCGAGTACCTCAAGCAGCAGGCATACATCTCGCGCCGCCGCCTGGGCGTGGACGTCATCGACCTGTGGCAGCTCCACCGCATCGACCCCAAGGTGCCGCGCGACGAGCAGTTCGGCGCCATCCGCGAGCTGATGGACGAGGGCGTCATTCGCCACGCCGGGCTCTCGGAGGTCGGCGTCGAGGAGATCGAGGCCGCGCGCAAGGTCTTCCCGGTGGCGACCGTGCAGAACCTCTACAACCTCGTGAACCGCAAGTCCGAGGACGTCGTGGAGTACTGCGCCCGCGAGACCATCGGCTTCATTCCGTGGTTCCCGCTGGCCGCCGGCAGCCTCGCGCGGGAGGGCAGCGTCCTGAGCGACGTCGCTGGGCGCGTGAACGCCAGCCCGTCGCAGGTGGCGCTCGCGTGGGTGCTCCGGCGCAGCCCCGTCATGCTGCCCATTCCCGGCACGGGCAAGGTCGCGCACCTCGAGGAAAATGTTGCCGCCGCCGCACTCGAACTCTCCGACGAGGACTTCCGGACGCTCGACGAGGTCGGTCAGGCCGAGTGGGCCAAGGAAAGCCAGCAGCAGGCCTGA
- a CDS encoding type III polyketide synthase: MTFPPVPVVRALVTGTPPHLTPQTEIRAAASTLFPRMAARPHMLDVFDNAQIDTRALARPLAWYLSPRGFGEKNDLFLEEARTLLRRLAAEALERAQVAPADVDAVIVVNTSGLSTPSLDADLIGALGLNRHAARLPVWGLGCAGGAAGLARAADLVRAGFRRVLYVAVELCSLTLVKGDESKSNFVGTALFSDGAAALVVTAPDVPGPPPLAELHGAYSTLIEHSEDIMGWDVVDDGLKVRFSRDIPTLVRSMMRDNVQGALAGHGWCREGVQTYVVHPGGVKVLAAYEEALELPPGALDASRRVLRDYGNMSSVTVLFVLEETLKAAPTGRAVLSAMGPGFSAEHVLLTFPGA; encoded by the coding sequence ATGACGTTTCCCCCCGTGCCGGTCGTGCGCGCGCTGGTGACCGGCACCCCGCCGCACCTGACGCCGCAGACCGAGATCCGCGCCGCGGCCAGCACCCTGTTTCCGCGCATGGCCGCGCGCCCCCACATGCTCGACGTGTTCGACAACGCGCAGATCGACACCCGCGCCCTGGCCCGCCCGCTGGCGTGGTACCTCAGCCCGCGCGGCTTCGGCGAGAAGAACGACCTGTTCTTAGAGGAGGCCCGGACGCTGCTGCGGCGGCTGGCGGCCGAGGCGCTGGAGCGCGCACAGGTGGCGCCCGCCGACGTGGACGCGGTGATCGTCGTGAACACCAGCGGCCTGAGCACACCCAGCCTGGACGCGGACCTGATCGGCGCCCTGGGTCTCAACCGGCACGCGGCGCGGCTGCCGGTGTGGGGTCTGGGCTGTGCGGGCGGCGCGGCCGGGCTGGCCCGCGCGGCCGACCTGGTGCGCGCGGGCTTCCGGCGCGTGCTGTACGTGGCCGTGGAACTGTGCTCGCTGACGCTGGTCAAGGGCGACGAATCCAAGAGCAACTTCGTGGGCACCGCGCTGTTCTCGGACGGCGCAGCGGCGCTGGTCGTGACCGCTCCGGACGTGCCCGGCCCGCCGCCGCTGGCGGAACTGCACGGGGCGTACTCCACCCTGATCGAGCACAGCGAGGACATCATGGGCTGGGACGTCGTGGACGACGGCCTGAAGGTGCGCTTCTCGCGCGATATTCCCACCCTGGTGCGCAGCATGATGCGGGACAACGTGCAGGGCGCCCTCGCCGGGCACGGCTGGTGCCGGGAGGGCGTCCAGACGTACGTGGTGCATCCGGGCGGCGTGAAGGTGCTCGCCGCGTACGAGGAGGCCCTGGAGTTGCCGCCGGGTGCGCTGGACGCGAGCCGCCGCGTGCTGCGCGACTACGGCAACATGAGCAGCGTGACCGTGCTGTTCGTGCTGGAGGAGACCCTCAAGGCCGCGCCGACCGGACGCGCCGTCCTGAGCGCCATGGGGCCCGGCTTCAGCGCCGAGCACGTCCTGCTGACCTTTCCTGGAGCGTAG